Below is a window of Jiangella alba DNA.
CTTGTGACCGACGTCGGAGGGGTCGGACCAGTCGCGGCGGAAGTGCCGGTTCTCCACCAGCAGATCGGTCGTCACCACGACGCGGCCGTCGGGCGCCGCGACCACGGCGGAGTCGTCGCCGGGGCCGAGGAGGACGTCCTGGCCCTGCGGCAGCCGTGCGGTCACGGCGCCGATGAGGCCGAACTCTCCCAGCTCGCCAACGCTGTCGGGCATTCTCTGCGCTCCCTCTTCTCCCGCACGTTTCCTCGACCAGATAGGTTGACCCCTTCGCACACAACACGCGTGGGAGGGCAAACCCGTGGTCGTACAGGCTTACATCCTGATCCAGACCGAGGTGGGCAAGGCCGCCGAGGTCGCCCGGAAGATCTCCGAGATCGACGGCGTCACACTCGCCGAGGACGTCACCGGCCCGTATGACGTCATCGTGCGGGCCGAGGCCGGCAACGTCGACGATCTGGGGAAGCTCGTGGTCGCCCGTGTCCAGACGGTCGACGGCATCACCCGCACGCTCACGTGCCCAGTCGTCCACATCTGACGCCGGCCGTCATCCTCCTCGCGACGGTGCTGGCCGGCTGCGGGTTCGGCGCCGTCGACGTCACGCCGCACGAACCCGAGCCCGGCAGCGCGGACGTCTGCGCCGCCCTCCAGGACGCCCTCCCCGACACCGTCGACGACGCGATCGAGCGTGACGTCGACCCGTCCTCGGAGTACGTGGCCGCCTGGGGGCAGCCGGCGATCGTGCTGCGCTGCGGCGTCGCGATGCCTGCCTCCTACCGCCCGGACGCCCAGCTGTTCGACGTCGACGGCGTCGGCTGGCTGGCCGACGAGGGTGAGGGCGGCATCTTCTTCACCGCCGTCGACCGCGAGGTGCTGATCGAGGTCGCCGTGCCCGACGACTACGCGCCCGAGGCGAACGTGCTGACCGACCTCGCGACGGCGATCCTCGACACCGACCCGGAGCGCGGCCTGCGCTAGCGTCGGACGATGCCCACCACCCTGACGACGGACCGCCTCACCCTGCGCCCGATCGAGCCGCGCGACGCCGACGCGTTCGCGGCGATGAACGCCGACCCCGCCGTCATGGAGCACTTCACCACCGGCCCGCTCGACCGCGCCGCGTCCGACGGCATGCTGGCGAAGATGCGCGACGGTCACCTGCGCGACGGCTACGGCCTGGCCGCGGTGGAACGGACCGCCGACGGCGCGTTCCTCGGCTTCACCGGCATCCACCGCCACTACTGGTACCCCGACGACGTCGAGATCGGCTGGCGGCTCGCGCCGCACGCGTGGGGGCACGGCTACGCCACCGAGGCCGCGACAGCGTGGATGGAGCACGCGTTCGGCGAGCTGGGCCTGCCGCGGCTGATCTCCATCACGATCCCGGCCAACACGAGGTCGATCGCCGTCATGCGCCGCCTCGGCTTCACGCTCTGGGAGGAGACGACGCACGAGGGCCTGGGCGTCGTGGTGTACGCGCGCAACGCGGCCTAGCGCAGACCGGTGGGACGGCGCAGGGCGGTGTCGACGAGGCGGTCGACCAGCGACGGGTAGTCGATGCCGGTCTTCGCCCACAGCTGCGGGAACATCGACGTCGGGGTGAAGCCTGGCATCGTGTTCAGCTCGTTCACGACGAGCGAGCCGTCGTCGCGGAGGAAGAAGTCGACGCGGGCGAGGCTCTCGCAGGACAGCGCCTGGAACGCGTCGATGGACATCCGCCGCACCCGCTCGGCGACGTCGGCCGGGAGGTCGGCGGGGATGTCGAGCGACACGTCGTCGCCGGGCAGGTACTTGGCCTCGAAGTCGTACAGCTCGTGCCCGGCGCCGAGGCGGATCTCGCCGACGACGCTCGCCTCGGGCTCGCCGCCGCCCTGGCCCTCGAGCACGCCGCACTCGACCTCGCGGCCGGTGACGGCCTCCTCGACCAGCACCTTGGGGTCGTGCTCGCGGGCGGCGAGCACCGCGGCCTCCAGCTCGGCGGCGTCGCGGGCCTTGCTGACGCCCATGCTCGACCCGGCGCGGGCCGGCTTGACGAACACCGGGTAGCCGAACGCCTCGGCCTCGGCGATGACGCGGTCGCGCTGCGGCTCCCACGCCGACGGGCGCACCAGGACGTGCCGGGTGACGGGCAGCCCGGCGCCGGCCAGCAGCAGCTTCATGACGTGCTTGTCCATGCCGACGGCCGAGGCCAGCACACCCGACCCGACGTAGCGGACGTCGGCCAGCTCGAGCAGCCCCTGAATGGTGCCGTCCTCGCCGTACGGGCCGTGCAGCAGCGGGAACACGACGTCGACGGTGCCCAGCGCGTGCGGGACCTCGCCCGGCGACTGCACCGCCAGCTCGCCCCGTCCGGGCAGCACGACGGTGC
It encodes the following:
- a CDS encoding Lrp/AsnC family transcriptional regulator, which encodes MVVQAYILIQTEVGKAAEVARKISEIDGVTLAEDVTGPYDVIVRAEAGNVDDLGKLVVARVQTVDGITRTLTCPVVHI
- a CDS encoding DUF3515 domain-containing protein, which codes for MPSRPHLTPAVILLATVLAGCGFGAVDVTPHEPEPGSADVCAALQDALPDTVDDAIERDVDPSSEYVAAWGQPAIVLRCGVAMPASYRPDAQLFDVDGVGWLADEGEGGIFFTAVDREVLIEVAVPDDYAPEANVLTDLATAILDTDPERGLR
- a CDS encoding GNAT family N-acetyltransferase, whose amino-acid sequence is MPTTLTTDRLTLRPIEPRDADAFAAMNADPAVMEHFTTGPLDRAASDGMLAKMRDGHLRDGYGLAAVERTADGAFLGFTGIHRHYWYPDDVEIGWRLAPHAWGHGYATEAATAWMEHAFGELGLPRLISITIPANTRSIAVMRRLGFTLWEETTHEGLGVVVYARNAA
- a CDS encoding D-alanine--D-alanine ligase family protein yields the protein MNYSQDRRIRVAVVFGGRSSEHEISCVTAGGVLAALDPRRYDVLPIGITTSGRWVLTSADPAHLAIKGHAMPHVDDEGGTVVLPGRGELAVQSPGEVPHALGTVDVVFPLLHGPYGEDGTIQGLLELADVRYVGSGVLASAVGMDKHVMKLLLAGAGLPVTRHVLVRPSAWEPQRDRVIAEAEAFGYPVFVKPARAGSSMGVSKARDAAELEAAVLAAREHDPKVLVEEAVTGREVECGVLEGQGGGEPEASVVGEIRLGAGHELYDFEAKYLPGDDVSLDIPADLPADVAERVRRMSIDAFQALSCESLARVDFFLRDDGSLVVNELNTMPGFTPTSMFPQLWAKTGIDYPSLVDRLVDTALRRPTGLR